CAAAGGACTATCATATCAAAATATCGACAAGTGAACTCGCAGATAGAATAGGTAAGTCTCAACAACTCGTTTCTAAGCACCTCATGGAATTAGAAAATGAAGGCTATTTAGAGAGGCTCAAAATCGGTCGTCTATATGGCTTAAAGTTGACCGAGAAAGGGTTGGATCAGCTCATGATGCTGTACTCCATCTTGAAAGGGACTCTTGAACCTCCTTTAATGCTTGAGATCGAGGGCGAGCTTTTTTCTGGTTTGGGCGAGGGTGCTTACTATACCTCTTTGGAGAATTATAGGCGTCAGTTCGTTGAAAAAATGGGTTTCGAACCATACCCTGGGACTATGAATCTAAGGCTCACATCTCGGAAAGATAGGAAACTAAGGCGCGAACTCGAATATTATGCTGGTATCATTATAGATGGTTTCAAAGATGAATCTAGAACTTACGGAGGTGCAAAATGCTTTATGGCGATCGTCAACGATCAGATTGAGGGGGCTGTAGGCATCTTTGAAAGAACCCATTATGCCGATCTAGTTATCGAGATAATATCCCCAATAAAAATTAGAAAGAAGCTAGGTCTACGAGATGGGGATAAGGTTAAGGTTAAGATCTTCCTTTCAAAAGAAGGTTTACCTGAGCCTAAAAGTCCTCGATAATATCCTTTCTATCTTCTATTATCTTTGAAGACTTGATATCTGGCATCTTCGTTCTAAGCCGGAAGAACTTTAAAGATAACCCTCGCTTTTTCGCTTCTCTTTCAAGTTCATTCTCATCATGCTTCTGATCGTAACCCAATGCAATTATGTCTGGCATTACCTTCATAACGGTTTCGAATAAATCCCGTTCACTTCCAAGTATGGCAGCATCTACAAATTTTAATGCTTGAACTAGTTCTAGCCTCTGGGTCTCATTATTTAAAGGACTATGCCCCTTATTTTTTTCAACATTTTTATCCCTTGCCACAACAACAACCAGAACATCACCGAGCTTCTTTGCAGAAGATAAAGCGAATATATGGCCTGGATGTATTATGTCGTAAACTCCTCCTGTAAATACTACTTTGATCTTCGATCTTCCCAAATCAGTAAGTCTGAATATCCCATCCAATTCTGAAATCAGACCATCTCTTTTCATAGAACCACATAAATCCCCTAAATAGTCCTCTGTCAAGTGAAGATTTTGAGATAGTGTCTCTACAGTATTTTTTACCCTCAGGAGTGAGTTCGAAAATATCTTTATGAGTAGTTGCTTAGATGTTGCAGACATCTCTTGCATCTTCAACAGCTCTTTTCAATCTTTTATAAAAAATCTTGATTCACCACTCTATCTCTAGCTCTTTGGTGAACCTTAGAGAGTCTAGCAGCCCCTCTGCATAACCAGTACTCAGTATCGCCAATTCATACTTGCCCATGTTAAGGAACCTTTCTGCATCTAAAATATAGCACTCGACATTTTCGAAGAGATCGTCGAGATGCTTCTTTCCTTTAGCTTTCCCCATATCTCTAGCTTTGGAGAGGGCTTTCATCGTACTTCTTGCGTATCTTGTTACCATTGATACAGCCAACCTCGGGGCTCTAGAAGAATTATCTGAGATCGAATCTCCATCGATCTTTAAC
Above is a window of Candidatus Methylarchaceae archaeon HK02M2 DNA encoding:
- a CDS encoding DUF120 domain-containing protein; amino-acid sequence: MDESIVSKKGLSSNGLIWRVKIAHIPTLVELLLLGAKDYHIKISTSELADRIGKSQQLVSKHLMELENEGYLERLKIGRLYGLKLTEKGLDQLMMLYSILKGTLEPPLMLEIEGELFSGLGEGAYYTSLENYRRQFVEKMGFEPYPGTMNLRLTSRKDRKLRRELEYYAGIIIDGFKDESRTYGGAKCFMAIVNDQIEGAVGIFERTHYADLVIEIISPIKIRKKLGLRDGDKVKVKIFLSKEGLPEPKSPR
- a CDS encoding FAD synthase, with product MQEMSATSKQLLIKIFSNSLLRVKNTVETLSQNLHLTEDYLGDLCGSMKRDGLISELDGIFRLTDLGRSKIKVVFTGGVYDIIHPGHIFALSSAKKLGDVLVVVVARDKNVEKNKGHSPLNNETQRLELVQALKFVDAAILGSERDLFETVMKVMPDIIALGYDQKHDENELEREAKKRGLSLKFFRLRTKMPDIKSSKIIEDRKDIIEDF